DNA sequence from the Alkaliphilus metalliredigens QYMF genome:
ATATTTAATCCCTTTGGTAGCTGGGTTGAGATGGGCTGCTTTTGTAGTTCCCATACCATAAGCTGATGTCATTTCGGTTCTGGCTAATCTTAAAGCCTCATAACTAATATCCTCTGGTATTCTACCTGGCATTCTGGCCATCATATTAGGATAGTCTTTAGCAAATGATTTTTTTCCTTTTTTAACATAGTTTTCTATGCCTCTGGCCACAGTCAAGCAATCTTCTCCACTGGCCACTCCGGATGTTAGAATGTTATTAATGCTCTTTCGGTAATTTTGGTTCTTGTTCCATATCTGATCACTAAGCTTAAGGCCGTATCTGCTCCTGGACCACATGGCCTCTGCAGAATCTATATTCATTCTGTAGAAAGTGTCTTTAACTATGCTTTTAGACACTCTTGTTATGCTGGCTCTGTCGATAAGATTCAGTGTTATTTTTTTAGAATATCCGGAGCCTGCCTGGATATTTCTCTTGATGTAATTATCAAAATTGATTGTAAGCTGCCCATTTAAATCGTCTATTCTGGTTTTCATCTCTTGTTGAATTCGTCTTAGTCTAGCCTGGTCAAATGTGTTAAGGTTACCCTCCGCTACTTGAAGAGATATTCTCTTAGACATATTTTCGTAGATTTCTCTTATTTCCTGTTCCTGGTCTAGCCTTAGCTCCATAAATTCTTTCCTTTGCTGCAGTGCCCAAGAAACGTATGGTCCACTTTCTTCTATTAGCTTATCCACTCCTATGTTGGTGCCTATTTTATTACTCATCCTCATCACCTATCAAGGCCTCGTCTATTTTGGCAACTTCATCTACCCAGCCTTCATGGTCACGGAACCTGTTTCTTATTCTCCTGGTTCTCATGATCTTTTCTCTTTCTCCTGGAACCTCTGGATCAGTAGAGAGGTATTCTCCCATGGTATCTATATATTCTGATAAAAAGTTTACTGCAGCCTCTTCTGAAATGATGTTGGCATTTAGAGCCTCGTTTAATGCTGATGTTATATGCTTTAGTGTCTCGGCCATGGCTTTATCGTCTCTCGGATCCACTTCGTCCCATCCTAAGGACACGGTGTAATCTGAAAACTTGTAGCCTCTTACTTGGCTGGACATCGCTAATACCATTCTAGCTAACAGTTGCCATTGCTCCGCAAACTGTTCTCTTTTTCTCTTAATTTTATTTACCATTATAGGCATTTGCTCTTTGACACTAGCCAGTGCACTTGGAGTATGGACTCCGAATATGAATTCTGGTGTCTCTGAAATATCCACAATGCAATAGAAAATCATTTTTAGCAATTGCTTTGCATCACCAGTTGCACTCTTTACTTCAATAAACTGTGCATCCTCGTCTTGAGTGAAAAATAGAATTTCATGGCCATCTAGGTTGATGTTTCCTCCTTCTTTGGCAAACTTCACCGGATCCTCTATGCCGAAGTTGTTGGCCAGAAAACCAGCTACATCCTTTAGCTTTAGTTTTAACTTTGGGGTGCTGTGCATTTTAGACCCTTTTAGAGCATGGAGCATTACATCATGGTATGCCTTTATATAGGGTTCTATAGGTTCGATATCACTCTGCCCAAACTTCATAGTTTCGTCTGGTTCGTTTTTAAAGTGGATGATAGGTATAAACCCCCAAGTGTTTGGAAAAGTCCCCGATTCAATGCCCTCTGGCTTGTCTCCTGTGATTTCTATCGTCCTCTCCTCGGCTGTAATGGTTTGTTTTATTGTCGCAGTCTTTTTAACATCGCTCAAGCCGGTCCATTCTTGCTTACTTTCAAGTATATAAGCTATAGGTTCCCTGGTGATTGGATCTAGTATGATGTCCTTTACTTCCTCCGGAGGGATTATGTTGTAAATAAGCCTTTCTTTTTTCTCTGGGTATAGAGGGTTGTTTCTTTTTTCTCTTGTGATCCACACATAACAATCCCCTAGTTTTAAGGCATTGCTGTGAGTTCTTATCATTTTAGATGTATTTTCAAGAGCGAAGTCATTCAATAGCTCCTGTGCATCCTCGTCCTCTGTGGTATAGTGAGGTACTCCCATGAATCCAACAGTTGAGTTAATAACTGGCTTTATAAATGCAGAGCCAAGCTCATATTTCTTGTTTTTATTCTGATACAACTCTCTGGCCAATTGATATTCTACTTTAGAACTATCAAGGGTATAGGTGGTAAAAGACGTGCCTCTAACCCTCATCATTTCGCCAGATATTTTACTCCTTAACCAGTGATAAGGGTTAAAAAATTTCTTACCCATATATCTTCCCTCCTTTCAACATGGACAAGTCTGTATATCCATCGCTAGCAAATGAATATATAACTGCATCTGCCCGGTCTGGCGACTCTCCAATTCGTCTTTTCATTTCGTCTTTACTCTCTAGTTCAATCCTGCCCTTGCTATCCACTTTGTATTTTCTGTTTGATAGTTGCTTGATTAAAATATCATCCTTAGGTAATTGAATGACCCCCGGTTCCCCTTGAAGGAATTTGGACAAGTTCTCGTCCAGGAGTTCTCGGATGTTGTCCCACATTTCTGCTGCTTTATTGTAATAATGCTCTGGATCATCGGCTTTAGATCCATTCTTTATAGGTACTATGATGTATCCTAGACTTTGTTGCCTATTAATTTCTCTTAGCCTGTCAGTTACCCCGCCGCCTAGTCCATCATCATCTATTTTTATAACTATCTTGTTTATCTGCAGGTGCTGTGTCTTTAATCTGTCAACAGTCCTTAATATGTTTCCGGCTGTCTCCATAGTGTCTTTCTTTGAATACTGCTGCAGGTCTAGAACTCTATTGCCTATCCTAGGGGCAATGATGGTTTTGTCATCGCCAAATCTAGCAATATCGGCTCCTATGTTTAATGTATAGGCATTAGATATATCTACCACAGTTTCTGCCGCCTGCTCCGTAACCTCTAGAGAAATTAAACTATCTGCCTCTCCTTTTGGGAAGTCTCCTAAAACCCTCACTCGGAACACATCGCTATCTGCCCCGTATTTCTTCTTTAGCATTTCAATATTTTCTTTAGAGGTTCGTGGGCTATCCATAGATGATACTTTGTGGGATTTGTAAGTGTCTCTGTCCCTGTTGTGGCTATCATAAAAGGTCCCGCTTGTTTTGGTAGGGTTACCGCATAGCAAGAGCTTATTTTCATATCCTGTCAAGGTTCCTAGTATTGCCTCCATGATTGGATCTGCGACCCCAGAGGCCTCATCTACCACGAATAACATATAGTCCTCATGGAACCCTTGCATGTTTTCTGGCCTTACTGCAGTTCTAGCTGTGGCCCACCATCTTTCCTCAAATCCATTCATGTAGATTTTGGTCTTGGTCCATCTAAGCAGTTTGTCTACCTTTGACTTTGAGAGCCACTTAGATATCTCTGCCCATAGAACGTCATATAGTTGCTGCCTTGTGGGTGCTGTGGCGATTACTTTCGGAAATGGCCTTGTGCATAGGTACCAGGTTATCGCAATGCTTTCTAATCCTGTTTTCCCTACTCCCTGGCCAGACCTAACGGATACTTTCGGGTGTTGTGCTAAGTCCATTAATACTTTAGCTTGCCACGGGTCCGGATAGAATCCTAACATGTCCTCGGCAAACCAAACTGGATTATCCCAGTAATTGTCTAATAATGCTATAAGTGCTTTATCCATTTTCATCACGTCTCTTTGCTGCTATTTGCTCTATTGCCCTCACCCAATCCTCTGTTTCTTTGCCAACTTCTTCGTCCTTCATATTGTCGATTTCAACCTGCAGCTTTTGTATTCTTAGCTCCTGCTCTTTAGTGGCCATTCCTCTATCTACAAGCTCGTTATAGGATTTAATTAGACTCCTTAACTCTCCCATTGCTCTGGATTGTGCCTGGAGGAATGTTGCATATTTGTCCCAAGCGAATTGCAACTCCCACTCTTTTTCTTCTGTAAAGCTCATGCCTTTTATGACCTTATGTTTCTTTAGGTGCTCCGTTATATCGTCCTGGTCTTTTACAAACATTATTGATTGAGCTCTTATAATTGCAGCATACTTCAATCTGATGCTATCCCATAATAGGTCTAATTGGTTTATCTCTTCCAGTTCGTCAAACAGTTCCATTGTTTCATCCGGGAGGTGTTTCGAGTAAAAGCCATGTTTCTCTGCTCTCTTATTGCCCTTTGGTGGCCTGTTACAGTTCCCTACAGCGTTTTTATTTCCAAGTTGACCTATTACTCTCTTAATGTTCTTCGTCTTGTTTTGGGAGTCTTTCTGGCCATTTTGAGCACATTCATTCCGGGTGCTGTCAGTGTCGTTGCCATTTGTTGCAACAGTGTTGCTTGTTGCGTCAGTTTGTGTCGCAACATTCTTAAGGAAATCGTCCCACTTTTCCCTGTTCTTTCTAGACCTTAAGGTTGAGGGTTTGATTTTGTATTTATCAGCTAATTCGGCTAATGATACTTTTTCTCCATCAACAGTTCTTTTGAGGTATTCTTTTTTTATCTCTAGCCAGTTCGTTTCATTGCTCATCTCCCTCCCTCCAACTCTTTTAAACTCTTCTAATACATCATCGCTATTCACAAAATAAGTTCAAGTAAGCTATTGCCGCCCTCACGTCTGGTTGTTTATGTTTCTTAACCTTCTTTACTTCTGTAGTGTTATCTTTTTTATTTGCCTTGATTTCACTCTCTTCATACTCGTATCCGGTGGCAGCCTTAAATATAGATTTCTCTATTTGCATAACGCTCTTTGCTCTATCCTCCATATTTATCACCTTTTTTCTGTATTTTAAAAAAGGGCTTTCGCCCTTAATTATTAGTATGAATTTCTTTATAATTAGTTTTTTCTCCACTTCTGATAAGGAAAACATCTTCGTCTGTGCCTGCGTATTCGATGTATCTTTTCACAATTACATCGGTGTATTTTTCATCAAGTTCTATAGAATAACAGATCCTACCCGTTTGCTCGCAAGCCATTAAAGTCGAACCACTGCCCCCGAATGGGTCTAATATAATGCAATTACTCATACTACTGTTTTGTATCGGGTAAGCACATAGTTCCACCGGTTTCATAGTCGGGTGAAGGTCTGACTTGGTGGGCCTGTCAAAGTTCCATATAGTATTTTGCTTTCTGTCTGAATACCATCTATGTTTTCCGTCTTTTCTCCACCCAAATAATATGGGCTCGTGTTTCCATTGGTACGGACTTCTACCAAGGACTATGCTTTGTTTTGCCCATATGCACACACCGGATAAATAAAACCCTGCGTCCACGAATGATTTCCTAAAATTCAATCCCTCGGTATCTGCGTGGAATACATATATAGATGCATCCAATTCCATAGAACTGTGCATGTTCTTGAATGCCGCCAACAGAAAACTATAGAAGTCATCACTTTTCATGTCATCATTCTTTATCGTTCCTGCCTTTGCCTCATAAGCTACATTATATGGCGGATCGGTCACTACTAAATTCGCTTTCTTCCCATCCATCAATATCTTGTAGGTATCTTCCTTGGTACTGTCTCCGCAAATTAACCTGTGTCTCCCCAGGAGCCATACGTCCCCTTGTTTTGATATAGCAGGCTCCTTTAATTCCTCTTCTACATCAAATTCATCTTCTTTTATTTCTTGGTCAGTCATAAGAACCTTATCTAGTTCGTCTAATTCGAACCCTGTTAGTTCTAAATCAAAGTCTAGCTCTTCCAATTCTCTTAACTCTGTTTCTAGCAGGTCAAAGTCCCACTCTGCAAATTCACTTGTTTTGTTGTCGGCAATTCTAAAAGCTTTGATCTGTGCCTGAGTCAAATCATTGGCCTTTATTACTGGCACTTCTTTTATGCCTAGTTTCTTGGCCGCTTTGAGCCTTGTGTGCCCAGCGATTATTTCGTTGTCACTATCTATTATTATCGGGTTCTTGAACCCGAAACTTTCAATGCTGCTCGCTACCTTATCTACCGCATTATCATTCTCCCTGGGATTGTTTATGTAAGGTATTAGATCGTCTACATCCATATATTCAATGTTTAATCTTTTGTCCACAACAAGCCACTCCTTTTCTTGCAACAAAAAAGATGTGTCCATCGACACACCCATCTTCGCTTTAAGTTCATATTATTCTGATACTACTATATTACCACTTTTAAATGATCCGTTGGTAAGCATTTCCTAGGTTAATCGTCATGTTTTTGTCTAGTAACTGACTTATCCTGTTTTTTCCCGTTGATTGTGAATAATATCCTGTTGATACTTTCTTTCCTTTTCTCTTTGCACCATCCTTCTGAATAGCATACTTTTCCAGCCACCTTATACCATTCTAAGTTTTCTATGTAGAACATGTTTATTATTGTTCTCTCGACATCTGATAGTGCGTCCAAGGCATTATCTACCATCTTTATTTTGTTGGTTTCAAGAGAAATCTTTCTTTCGAGGTCTCTCTTGATTCTATCTTTTCTCTCTATATTTTTCAAAGCATTATTCTCTGTGGTCCTGTTTATTTTATTGGTTTTGGATGTTGGTTCTCCGTAGGATATTCCTTTCATTCCATCATCTATGTCAAACTCTAGCTCTAAATTTTCAAGCTTTAGTTTATAATTCTCGATAGAGGCTTTGATGATCTTGTAGTTGTAAAGTATTCCTTCGACTTGTCTATAATTCATTTCTTCCATACGACCCCTCCTAAGTTATATCTTTATGTGTCAGTCCCAGTTCCACCAGGGTTTCATTATCTATTATGATTCCGTATATCTTATATAAATTAAAAATGTCTTCCTCTCCCTCCTGGTGCACTTTGTTGTGCCAATCTCTAGAAAGGGCCATAAGTTTTAGCCCCTCATGACTCATTCTCTTTCTGTTCCTGCCCATTCCTACTCGTGATCCTGTTACATGATGTATATCTGCATTCGGTTTTCCGGTTATGCAGCATTTTCTATATTTAACACATCCATAGAGGTACCTGTCGATGTCCTCTGTTCTATTTAGAGCTTTGTCTGTTAATGGTATGTCCCATTTTAGAATAAAATCAATTATATGACTTATAAAATTCCTTGCAGTGGTTACACTACAATTGGAGAGGGAAAAATACTCCTCTCCAGTCGTTGCACAGTAATCATATTTTAAGTATTCCTTTAGGTACTCTGGATCATCTCCAATAAAAGCTGATATATCTCTCACTGTGGCATATACCTTTTTTCTCTGATCCACTGTTATAGTTCTACCATCGTTTATTCTTATTTCTGCATCGATACCGTCTTGGCCATCTATTTTGTATTTATATATCTGTCGCCCTAGTTTTTCGCCCGGAATAGTTACTATAAGGTCTGTGCCCTTTTCCGTCTCTCTTAATTTTGTTATTCTGGAGAAGTAATGCATTTTACCCACCCCCTCTTCCGCCTAAAATGCTTTTGCCTTTCTTTGATGTCTTCGAGCGGTTCCTAGAATGTAATCTCTTCATCATCATCTATTGCCGTAAAATCATCATCTTTGTATTTGTTTTGATCCGACCCTCTATCTCCCCACTCTAGAAACTCCACATTACTAGCAATTATATCTGTCGAATACCTTGTCTCGCCAGATTGTGTTTTGTAGCTGCTGGTTGAAATCGAACCATTTATTGCTACCAATCTTCCTTTAGCAAGGAAGTTAGCACAGTTTTCTGCTTGTTTTCCCCATACTATAATTCTAATAAAGTCTGCAGTTGACTGGCCTTTTTCTTCAAATTCTTTTTTCTTGTCCCTTGCAAGGTTCTTGTCTACTGCTAAAGTAAAATTGCAAACCGCTTTTCCTGTGCCTGCTATAAATCTTAACTCTGGGTCTCTAACTAACCTGCCAATTAAAACAACATTATTCATTTTGAGATTCGCCTCTTTCTTTTTACTCTTATAGTTTACGCTCAACTTTTACACAAATTTCGTCTACGAAATCGTTGAATTGCCTGCAGAGTTGATTGATTTTATATAACCTATGTTCGTCTCCTCCCTGCGGAAAATCTAATATGCAAAGTACATCAGGATAAGTAAATGTTTCTTTGTTTACCTCCCAATATTCTTCTAAATTTGTAAACCAATACTCGTACACTTTTGTAAATAAATCTAGGTCTTTCTCATCCTTTATAAGGAATAGTTTATATTCATGTTTATGTCTAAAGCTAAGCATCGAAGGGAAATTTGCTTGTGTCTCAATTCCTAGTTTTTTCTCAACTTCTTTTTCCATCTTTTCTTGCTCTTTTTCTTGCTCATAATATATACAATCATCTTCATCGGTAAATTCTTTGCCATCATGAGCTATATATAAAGTCTTGGTTAATGTTCTAGTTATTTTTCTCATCGCTTTCTCCTTTCGTCATTCTTTCAAATTCTTCTCGATTAAAAGTTCTCATTCTAGCACAAGTCATCATTTTAGATCCATAACAACTATCGTGTTGTATGCACTTCTTGCAGGTTAACGCATAAAATTTATTCTTGTCTATTCGCATCGCTCATTCTCCTATTCTTAAAATCTTATAAAAATATCTTTTATCACTATTTCGGAATATTTTACTCTTTCGAGTTTCACATTTAAATCAATTCCAGTATTGGACCTAAGTCTGAAATTAATCTCATTTTCTAGCAACTCTATATCTTTTTCTGTATTTAATTGATCTTTAAACGTTTCCTCGAATGTTTTTTTAATAATGCCGAGTATGCTTACTTTTTTTCTTTTATAATTTTCTTCAGCTATGATTTTTTGTATCTCACTATCAAGAAAATATTTTTTCATCACTCACCCTCACTTTTCTTTTTTCTTCCTCCCACCAAAGAACCAACCAATACATATGTTTTAACCTTATTCTTTTTTCTTTGTTGCTTAAAAGATCTTTATAATCAATTACGTTGTTATTCATTCGCTATCTCTTTCTGTGACTGCCTTAACTTCCCTGTACCCTTGCTTGATGCATTTGCTGGCATACTCTGCCATTTCTTCGGCATCATGACATTCTATCGTCATGTTGTTTGTTTGATTTTCGTCTTTAACATAAATCATGTATCTCATA
Encoded proteins:
- a CDS encoding DNA modification methylase; translated protein: MDKRLNIEYMDVDDLIPYINNPRENDNAVDKVASSIESFGFKNPIIIDSDNEIIAGHTRLKAAKKLGIKEVPVIKANDLTQAQIKAFRIADNKTSEFAEWDFDLLETELRELEELDFDLELTGFELDELDKVLMTDQEIKEDEFDVEEELKEPAISKQGDVWLLGRHRLICGDSTKEDTYKILMDGKKANLVVTDPPYNVAYEAKAGTIKNDDMKSDDFYSFLLAAFKNMHSSMELDASIYVFHADTEGLNFRKSFVDAGFYLSGVCIWAKQSIVLGRSPYQWKHEPILFGWRKDGKHRWYSDRKQNTIWNFDRPTKSDLHPTMKPVELCAYPIQNSSMSNCIILDPFGGSGSTLMACEQTGRICYSIELDEKYTDVIVKRYIEYAGTDEDVFLIRSGEKTNYKEIHTNN
- the terS gene encoding phage terminase small subunit — encoded protein: MNSDDVLEEFKRVGGREMSNETNWLEIKKEYLKRTVDGEKVSLAELADKYKIKPSTLRSRKNREKWDDFLKNVATQTDATSNTVATNGNDTDSTRNECAQNGQKDSQNKTKNIKRVIGQLGNKNAVGNCNRPPKGNKRAEKHGFYSKHLPDETMELFDELEEINQLDLLWDSIRLKYAAIIRAQSIMFVKDQDDITEHLKKHKVIKGMSFTEEKEWELQFAWDKYATFLQAQSRAMGELRSLIKSYNELVDRGMATKEQELRIQKLQVEIDNMKDEEVGKETEDWVRAIEQIAAKRRDENG
- a CDS encoding DEAD/DEAH box helicase family protein, producing the protein MKMDKALIALLDNYWDNPVWFAEDMLGFYPDPWQAKVLMDLAQHPKVSVRSGQGVGKTGLESIAITWYLCTRPFPKVIATAPTRQQLYDVLWAEISKWLSKSKVDKLLRWTKTKIYMNGFEERWWATARTAVRPENMQGFHEDYMLFVVDEASGVADPIMEAILGTLTGYENKLLLCGNPTKTSGTFYDSHNRDRDTYKSHKVSSMDSPRTSKENIEMLKKKYGADSDVFRVRVLGDFPKGEADSLISLEVTEQAAETVVDISNAYTLNIGADIARFGDDKTIIAPRIGNRVLDLQQYSKKDTMETAGNILRTVDRLKTQHLQINKIVIKIDDDGLGGGVTDRLREINRQQSLGYIIVPIKNGSKADDPEHYYNKAAEMWDNIRELLDENLSKFLQGEPGVIQLPKDDILIKQLSNRKYKVDSKGRIELESKDEMKRRIGESPDRADAVIYSFASDGYTDLSMLKGGKIYG
- a CDS encoding phage portal protein gives rise to the protein MGKKFFNPYHWLRSKISGEMMRVRGTSFTTYTLDSSKVEYQLARELYQNKNKKYELGSAFIKPVINSTVGFMGVPHYTTEDEDAQELLNDFALENTSKMIRTHSNALKLGDCYVWITREKRNNPLYPEKKERLIYNIIPPEEVKDIILDPITREPIAYILESKQEWTGLSDVKKTATIKQTITAEERTIEITGDKPEGIESGTFPNTWGFIPIIHFKNEPDETMKFGQSDIEPIEPYIKAYHDVMLHALKGSKMHSTPKLKLKLKDVAGFLANNFGIEDPVKFAKEGGNINLDGHEILFFTQDEDAQFIEVKSATGDAKQLLKMIFYCIVDISETPEFIFGVHTPSALASVKEQMPIMVNKIKRKREQFAEQWQLLARMVLAMSSQVRGYKFSDYTVSLGWDEVDPRDDKAMAETLKHITSALNEALNANIISEEAAVNFLSEYIDTMGEYLSTDPEVPGEREKIMRTRRIRNRFRDHEGWVDEVAKIDEALIGDEDE
- a CDS encoding single-stranded DNA-binding protein, giving the protein MNNVVLIGRLVRDPELRFIAGTGKAVCNFTLAVDKNLARDKKKEFEEKGQSTADFIRIIVWGKQAENCANFLAKGRLVAINGSISTSSYKTQSGETRYSTDIIASNVEFLEWGDRGSDQNKYKDDDFTAIDDDEEITF
- a CDS encoding putative HNHc nuclease encodes the protein MHYFSRITKLRETEKGTDLIVTIPGEKLGRQIYKYKIDGQDGIDAEIRINDGRTITVDQRKKVYATVRDISAFIGDDPEYLKEYLKYDYCATTGEEYFSLSNCSVTTARNFISHIIDFILKWDIPLTDKALNRTEDIDRYLYGCVKYRKCCITGKPNADIHHVTGSRVGMGRNRKRMSHEGLKLMALSRDWHNKVHQEGEEDIFNLYKIYGIIIDNETLVELGLTHKDIT